The Candidatus Sulfotelmatobacter sp. genomic sequence CGAGTTCGCCGTGGTCGGGGTGGCGCGCGAGCCGATGACCAGCGACGCCTTCCGCGCCAGGATGCGCCAGTCGCTCGAGGAGTTCCGCACCGGCGACATCGACCCGGCGCTCGCCGACGCGCTGGTGCGGCGGGCGCGCTATCTCGCCGGCGACTACACCGCCCCGGCGACCTACGCCGCGCTCCGCGACCTGCTCGCCGAGATCGACTCCTCCTCGGGGACGAAGGGGAACTACCTTCATTACCTGGCCACGCCCCCCACGGTGTTCGCGACCGTCGTGCACCAGCTGGGCGCCGCGGGCCTGGTCGCCGAGGCCGACGGCCGCTGGCGCCGCGTGATCGTGGAGAAGCCGTTCGGTCTCGACCTCGAGTCGGCGCTGGCCCTCAACCAGGAGCTGCGCCGCGACCTGGCCGAGAGCCAGATCTACCGCATCGATCACTACCTCGGGAAGGAGACGGTCCAGAACATCCTGGTGCTGCGGTTCGCCAACAGTATCTTCGAGCCGCTCTGGAATCGCAGCTACGTCGATTTCATCGAGATCTGCGCGCTCGAGACCGTGGGCGTCGAGCGACGCGGCGAGTTCTACGAGCAGACCGGCGTTCTGCGCGACATCGTGCAGAACCATCTGCTCGAAGTGCTGTCACTGGTGGCCATGGAGCCGCCGACCACCGGCGGTGCCGACGACATCCGCACCGAGAAGCTCAAGGTCCTCAAGTCTCTCCGCGAGCTGTGGTCCGACACGATTCCGCGCAATGTGGTACTGGGACAGTACCGCGGCTACCGGAGCGAGCCCGACGTCTCGCCGGCCTCGGTCACGCCGACCTACGCGGCGCTGCGGGTGTTCCTCGACAACTGGCGCTGGCAGGGCGTGCCGATCTACCTCAGGACGGGCAAGAAGCTCAAGCAGCGCTTGACCGAGGTGTCGCTTCACATGCGACCGATCCCCCTGTCGCTGTTCGGCCGCAGCGACGTGTGCGAGCACCTGGACCC encodes the following:
- the zwf gene encoding glucose-6-phosphate dehydrogenase yields the protein EFAVVGVAREPMTSDAFRARMRQSLEEFRTGDIDPALADALVRRARYLAGDYTAPATYAALRDLLAEIDSSSGTKGNYLHYLATPPTVFATVVHQLGAAGLVAEADGRWRRVIVEKPFGLDLESALALNQELRRDLAESQIYRIDHYLGKETVQNILVLRFANSIFEPLWNRSYVDFIEICALETVGVERRGEFYEQTGVLRDIVQNHLLEVLSLVAMEPPTTGGADDIRTEKLKVLKSLRELWSDTIPRNVVLGQYRGYRSEPDVSPASVTPTYAALRVFLDNWRWQGVPIYLRTGKKLKQRLTEVSLHMRPIPLSLFGRSDVCEHLDPNVLTIRIQPDEGISLRFASKIPGNDFAVGPVNMDMKYLETFGGEPPEAYERLLLDAMRGDATLFSRRDAVEQSWKWITPILRYFEENPPAGLPNYDPGSCGPQSADDLLHHDRREWREL